The Listeria monocytogenes genome window below encodes:
- a CDS encoding Crp/Fnr family transcriptional regulator, whose translation MQSVFEDLYSKKILEEEFGYASFLQTLIDNKIPYKKTRMPTNMILLTEDTINTKVYFIEKGIVSLEKSKNVISFLGSNQIAGLNDYFMAEANVYTARVIETITAYEFDKEDIICSIIGMQEGWLYLYLNNRNHENVLIEKCNLMRGNGENRLKDSLKQIGKYFGNEKEGALRIPKCFTKKIIANYSNLSVRSVTHLCRNLVESGFLAENSKSFVLLNNFTNSYGRLEPEVTRI comes from the coding sequence ATGCAATCGGTATTTGAAGACTTGTATAGTAAAAAAATTTTGGAAGAAGAGTTTGGTTATGCTAGCTTCTTGCAAACTTTAATCGATAACAAAATCCCGTATAAAAAAACAAGAATGCCAACCAACATGATTTTACTAACAGAAGACACAATAAATACGAAGGTTTATTTTATTGAAAAAGGGATTGTTTCATTAGAGAAGAGCAAAAATGTTATAAGTTTTTTAGGTTCAAACCAAATTGCTGGATTAAACGATTATTTTATGGCAGAAGCAAACGTTTACACTGCTAGAGTAATTGAGACAATTACGGCATACGAATTTGATAAAGAAGATATAATTTGCTCGATTATTGGGATGCAAGAGGGGTGGCTCTATTTATATCTTAATAATCGAAATCATGAAAATGTTCTAATTGAAAAATGTAATTTGATGCGGGGGAACGGGGAAAATCGTTTGAAAGATTCATTAAAACAAATAGGGAAATATTTTGGGAATGAAAAAGAAGGTGCACTACGTATTCCAAAATGTTTCACAAAAAAAATTATTGCTAATTATTCTAACCTATCTGTACGTTCCGTCACACACCTTTGCAGAAATTTGGTAGAATCAGGATTTTTAGCAGAAAATTCTAAGTCTTTTGTTTTGTTAAATAATTTTACAAATTCTTACGGAAGACTAGAGCCAGAAGTAACAAGGATATAA
- a CDS encoding ABC transporter ATP-binding protein has product MTLELHNVTKNFGTKVAVNDLSFRVEPGKILGLIGQNGAGKTTTFRLILHFLEATSGKITWDDKEVSKIDPNIIGYLPEERGLYPNVTIEEQLIFFAELKGYPKQKIKAEIDGWLERAEIVGKKTDLIKTLSKGNQQKIQLLSTIIHQPKLVILDEPFSGLDPVNAEILKKFVFDLRASGAAIIFSSHRMENVEELCDSLLMLKKGNVVLQGTTESVKSVFGRKRILIESRHTAEELAVLPGVLNVKTHRDGILQLEIAHESDAEKIFEYVTKDGFIQTFSLQAPTLEEIFKWKAGESNE; this is encoded by the coding sequence GTGACGCTTGAACTACATAATGTTACGAAGAATTTTGGAACGAAAGTCGCTGTCAATGATTTATCATTCCGAGTAGAACCAGGAAAAATCCTCGGTTTAATCGGTCAAAATGGCGCTGGTAAAACAACTACTTTTCGCCTTATTTTGCATTTTTTAGAAGCTACTTCTGGAAAAATCACTTGGGATGATAAAGAAGTGAGCAAAATCGATCCAAATATTATCGGTTATTTGCCCGAAGAACGTGGTCTATATCCAAATGTCACAATTGAAGAACAATTAATATTTTTTGCTGAATTAAAAGGATATCCAAAACAAAAGATTAAAGCAGAAATTGATGGATGGCTCGAACGCGCGGAAATTGTCGGTAAAAAAACAGACTTAATTAAAACACTATCCAAAGGAAACCAACAAAAAATCCAGCTTTTAAGTACGATTATCCATCAGCCCAAACTCGTTATTTTAGATGAACCTTTCAGTGGGCTAGATCCAGTCAACGCAGAGATTTTGAAAAAGTTTGTATTCGACTTACGTGCTTCCGGGGCTGCGATTATTTTTTCTAGTCACCGGATGGAGAATGTGGAGGAGCTTTGCGACTCGCTATTAATGTTAAAAAAAGGAAATGTGGTCCTCCAAGGAACGACCGAATCGGTTAAATCTGTTTTTGGACGTAAAAGGATTTTGATTGAGTCGCGTCATACCGCGGAAGAACTTGCTGTTTTACCCGGTGTTTTAAATGTTAAAACCCATCGTGATGGCATTCTACAACTTGAAATTGCGCATGAAAGCGATGCAGAGAAAATTTTTGAATATGTGACAAAAGATGGTTTCATCCAAACGTTTAGCCTCCAAGCTCCGACACTCGAAGAAATCTTCAAATGGAAGGCTGGTGAGTCGAATGAATAA
- a CDS encoding ABC transporter permease — MNKFWVITKQVYKRRVKTKSFLISLLFPVLIAGLIAGIPKMMDYFDSSSDTTKIAVLSEDPVFAKSLAADKNHFKVNSDIKDKKSAQSALKDGKIDGFVTITQKDETVSAVYTTQETAGQDVITRLTEDLTATKIAEKAAAYKITNEQLQSITSPVSVTNDLESNNQLTNHEKDVMSAAVLILTLVIFIFVMSYANIVASEIATEKGTRIMEVILSSVSATTHLFAKLTAIIFMLLTQIGFYIVCGAVVLIAGRNTEIVQNVLDQIAVFPAYYLVLNLLFVILGLLLYILLAAMIGSMVPNVETVAQFIYPMTILAIIGYWGSIAAANAPDNMLVIIGSYIPTFSPMMMLARMDLLSVSTFGLFSSLAILLVSVVGAFFLTVRLYQGNVLLYSNDGLWKTWKTSLSYAKRK; from the coding sequence ATGAATAAATTTTGGGTGATAACGAAGCAAGTTTACAAAAGACGCGTGAAGACAAAATCGTTTTTAATTTCGCTACTTTTTCCGGTTTTAATTGCTGGGCTCATTGCTGGCATCCCGAAAATGATGGACTACTTTGACTCAAGTAGTGATACCACAAAAATCGCTGTACTGTCCGAAGATCCTGTTTTCGCAAAATCATTAGCCGCTGATAAGAACCATTTCAAAGTAAATTCGGATATTAAAGACAAAAAATCCGCCCAGTCTGCTCTAAAAGACGGTAAAATAGACGGATTTGTCACGATTACGCAAAAAGATGAAACGGTTAGCGCCGTTTACACAACACAAGAGACAGCCGGCCAAGACGTTATTACACGTTTAACCGAAGACCTTACAGCTACCAAAATCGCTGAAAAAGCGGCCGCCTATAAAATCACCAATGAACAATTGCAATCAATCACCTCTCCGGTTTCCGTTACGAATGATTTAGAATCCAACAATCAGCTAACGAACCACGAAAAAGATGTGATGAGTGCTGCTGTCCTGATTTTAACACTAGTTATTTTCATTTTCGTTATGAGTTACGCAAACATTGTTGCCTCTGAAATCGCTACTGAAAAAGGTACACGCATTATGGAAGTCATTTTGTCCAGTGTCTCTGCGACGACCCATTTATTTGCCAAATTAACCGCGATAATTTTTATGCTTTTAACACAAATTGGCTTTTATATCGTTTGTGGCGCTGTTGTTTTAATTGCTGGTAGAAATACCGAAATAGTCCAAAACGTCCTAGATCAAATTGCTGTTTTCCCAGCGTACTACCTTGTGCTAAATTTACTATTTGTTATTTTAGGTTTGTTATTGTACATTTTACTCGCAGCAATGATCGGTTCAATGGTTCCAAATGTCGAAACCGTAGCCCAGTTTATCTATCCAATGACAATTCTTGCTATTATCGGCTACTGGGGATCCATTGCAGCAGCGAACGCACCAGATAATATGCTAGTTATTATCGGTTCGTATATTCCGACGTTCTCACCAATGATGATGCTTGCACGAATGGACTTACTTTCCGTTTCGACTTTCGGCCTCTTTAGTTCCCTCGCTATTTTACTTGTGAGTGTTGTTGGTGCATTTTTCCTCACCGTTCGTCTTTATCAAGGAAATGTACTACTTTACAGCAATGACGGTTTATGGAAAACATGGAAAACCTCTCTATCTTATGCAAAAAGAAAATAA
- a CDS encoding GNAT family N-acetyltransferase codes for MQIRLSKREDAASMIELEHLVWTPGTTPGNIHFDSEAEFLLKSPPGSKIVVVTDDKVVGILGYKSPIPLASNKHVAEIDIAVHPDYQRAGIGQLLMDKMKEVAREKGFIKIALRVLSINQKAIRFYEKNGFKLEGRLEKEFIIQGEFVDDILMAYFL; via the coding sequence ATGCAAATCAGACTATCTAAACGAGAAGATGCCGCGTCAATGATTGAATTAGAACACTTAGTTTGGACGCCAGGAACTACACCTGGCAATATCCATTTTGATAGTGAGGCTGAATTTTTACTTAAAAGTCCGCCTGGTTCCAAAATCGTTGTCGTGACGGATGATAAAGTAGTTGGGATTCTTGGATACAAGTCCCCTATTCCACTCGCATCCAATAAACATGTCGCAGAAATTGATATTGCTGTACATCCAGACTACCAGCGCGCAGGTATTGGTCAACTTTTAATGGACAAAATGAAAGAAGTGGCACGCGAAAAAGGCTTCATTAAAATTGCCTTGCGTGTTCTGTCCATCAATCAAAAAGCCATTCGTTTCTATGAAAAAAATGGTTTTAAACTGGAAGGACGACTAGAAAAAGAATTCATTATTCAAGGTGAATTTGTGGATGATATTTTAATGGCTTATTTCCTCTGA
- a CDS encoding GntR family transcriptional regulator has translation MEKSGFVADPIYGEIKNEIMANTLENGEKVDIEDIMKRFQVSKRVAFSALHCLHKSGIVCKNIGESGFSVAVNSEAEHREKSRLKLAFFHLNYAVQKLQEQDAEICATCLRKELVYIKLAAKEQDTDVFINHVKNFYACMIHYTEMPAMEKNIDILSQTLRNMKEKNEKLFFEAFTMDVSQALEDLVTHLEAKEFEKCHSVIQHFYDKNISILFSESKNPE, from the coding sequence ATGGAAAAAAGTGGATTTGTTGCAGATCCGATTTATGGAGAAATCAAGAATGAGATAATGGCCAATACGTTGGAAAATGGCGAGAAAGTGGACATAGAAGACATCATGAAACGATTTCAAGTCAGCAAACGAGTAGCTTTTAGTGCGCTCCATTGTTTACATAAGAGTGGTATTGTGTGCAAGAACATCGGAGAAAGCGGTTTTTCAGTCGCAGTGAATAGTGAAGCCGAGCATCGCGAAAAATCACGATTAAAGTTAGCTTTTTTTCATCTAAATTATGCAGTACAAAAACTACAAGAACAAGATGCAGAAATATGCGCAACATGCCTTCGTAAGGAGTTAGTTTATATAAAACTAGCTGCTAAAGAGCAAGACACAGATGTATTTATAAATCACGTGAAAAACTTTTATGCTTGCATGATTCACTATACTGAAATGCCAGCAATGGAGAAAAATATCGATATATTGAGTCAAACACTGCGAAATATGAAAGAAAAGAATGAAAAGTTGTTTTTCGAAGCTTTTACGATGGATGTCTCGCAGGCCTTAGAAGATTTAGTAACGCATTTAGAAGCGAAAGAATTTGAAAAATGTCACTCAGTCATTCAACATTTTTATGATAAAAATATCTCTATCTTGTTTTCAGAATCAAAAAACCCCGAATGA
- a CDS encoding PTS transporter subunit IIC yields the protein MKEYFIDRSYKASMGIANAVLVTLGIGLLLQTIGQMTGISFLVTVGAIGKTMLIPGIGVGIAMCLHANTLVTISAAASAVIGGGAVVTLAGGGVGITSGEPVGAILAVIVAVWTGKRVTGKTKFDMILIPGVSLLAGGLSGILFAKIMAPILASVSLGISSLIGGSPLFSSMVIAFVFGLLILSPASSAALAIALQLDPTASAAALIGCSVQFVSFAVLSYRDNNWGAFFAQLICTPKLQTPNIIRKPSLMLVPLLTTLIAGPLGVMVFHIQAASEVAGLGLCAFVAPLYLIANYGFSTLAAFILVAVVLPGVIALVVRPILIKKERLKTGDLTIELQ from the coding sequence ATGAAAGAATATTTTATAGATCGTTCCTATAAGGCTTCTATGGGGATTGCGAATGCGGTTCTTGTAACGCTTGGAATTGGGCTTCTTTTGCAGACAATTGGACAGATGACAGGAATTTCATTTCTTGTAACAGTTGGTGCAATTGGCAAAACGATGTTAATTCCGGGAATTGGTGTTGGAATTGCGATGTGCTTGCACGCAAATACACTCGTGACGATAAGTGCGGCTGCATCTGCTGTTATTGGTGGTGGGGCAGTAGTGACTTTGGCTGGTGGTGGCGTGGGTATTACTAGTGGAGAACCGGTTGGCGCTATTTTAGCTGTTATTGTGGCGGTTTGGACAGGGAAGAGAGTTACTGGGAAAACGAAATTTGATATGATTTTGATTCCAGGTGTTTCACTTTTAGCAGGTGGGCTTAGTGGTATTTTGTTTGCAAAGATTATGGCGCCTATTTTAGCTTCTGTAAGTCTTGGAATTAGTTCATTGATTGGTGGCTCGCCGCTCTTTTCATCGATGGTTATTGCTTTTGTGTTTGGTTTACTTATTCTTAGTCCGGCCTCATCTGCTGCGCTCGCGATTGCGCTTCAACTTGATCCAACAGCAAGTGCTGCGGCATTGATAGGCTGCTCGGTTCAATTTGTATCTTTTGCAGTTTTGAGTTATCGTGATAACAACTGGGGTGCATTTTTTGCGCAACTTATCTGTACACCAAAACTACAAACACCGAATATTATTAGAAAGCCTAGTTTGATGTTAGTTCCTCTGTTAACAACGCTAATTGCTGGACCTCTTGGTGTGATGGTATTCCACATTCAAGCCGCAAGTGAAGTCGCAGGCCTCGGTTTATGCGCCTTTGTTGCACCACTTTATTTAATAGCAAATTACGGATTCAGCACGCTTGCTGCTTTTATTTTGGTAGCAGTTGTCTTGCCAGGTGTTATTGCACTTGTTGTCAGACCGATTCTTATTAAAAAGGAACGCCTAAAAACAGGTGATTTAACGATTGAGTTGCAGTAG
- a CDS encoding LysR substrate-binding domain-containing protein, which translates to MDEALRTYIRVVELQSFTKAAEELHISQPAVSLQLKKLEERYETELIYRQAKKFVLTVTGEMLYHRAKQLEGLYKQVEDEISLYHHHLKGRLRIGASFTIGEYYLPALIAEFHARYPDITIELIIENTAKIADKVELLQVDAGLIEGQVSKKELEINAFTNDEMCIVGRADGSLAAIKQGATWIAREEGSGTREYLDHVLSTNGWNAAEKVVAWSNMAVKQMVLEGMGYTVISRCVVKTEIAEGKLRVFNEAGSFMRKFSILKNKQRLENRIAETFLTFLKENR; encoded by the coding sequence ATGGATGAAGCATTACGAACGTATATAAGAGTAGTAGAATTACAAAGTTTTACGAAGGCTGCCGAAGAGTTACATATTTCTCAGCCAGCTGTTTCATTACAATTAAAGAAACTAGAGGAGAGATATGAAACAGAACTGATTTATCGCCAAGCGAAAAAATTTGTTTTAACAGTGACGGGAGAAATGCTCTATCATCGTGCTAAGCAATTAGAAGGCTTATATAAACAAGTAGAAGATGAAATCAGTTTGTATCATCATCATTTAAAAGGGCGACTACGAATCGGCGCAAGTTTCACAATAGGAGAGTATTATTTGCCAGCGTTAATTGCTGAATTTCATGCGCGTTATCCAGATATTACTATTGAACTAATCATTGAAAACACGGCAAAAATTGCTGATAAAGTCGAGTTGCTACAAGTGGATGCAGGGCTTATCGAAGGACAAGTGAGTAAAAAAGAGTTAGAGATAAATGCTTTTACGAATGATGAAATGTGCATTGTCGGGCGGGCGGATGGTTCACTTGCGGCAATCAAGCAAGGTGCTACGTGGATTGCGCGGGAAGAAGGTTCTGGAACACGGGAATATTTGGATCATGTATTGAGTACAAATGGCTGGAATGCCGCGGAAAAAGTGGTTGCTTGGAGTAATATGGCGGTCAAACAAATGGTGCTTGAGGGAATGGGATATACGGTGATTTCTAGATGTGTCGTTAAAACAGAAATTGCAGAAGGGAAATTACGCGTTTTTAATGAAGCGGGGAGTTTTATGCGAAAATTTTCCATTTTAAAAAATAAGCAAAGACTAGAAAATCGAATTGCAGAAACCTTTTTAACCTTTTTAAAAGAAAACCGGTAA
- a CDS encoding YeiH family protein, with the protein MSQVLFKTKTFWYGIALTFCIATLSYFLAKLPFLMILGQLVTAILIGIIIRALFPVPDKWFTGIQFSNKVILRAGIILLGFRLNLVDIYDAGWRVFLIAALCLSFGITVVYFLAKLFGVDKKLAILVACGTGICGAAAVVAISPQVKADNNQTAVAATIIALLGTIFTIVYTLIYPILPLGPDGYGIFAGATLHEIAHVIAAADPGGTAAVDMAVIVKLTRVALLVPVCFVVAKMVNAGTNNRFSWAELPVPWFIFGFLATSAINSFGIIPASITNFLVVCAYFLIAMSMGGLGLNVHLPSFGKMGGKPFVAAFIGSVLLSAFGLILVLLFHLAG; encoded by the coding sequence ATGAGTCAAGTTTTATTTAAAACAAAAACATTTTGGTATGGTATCGCGCTCACATTTTGTATCGCTACCCTATCTTATTTTTTAGCGAAACTGCCATTTTTAATGATTCTAGGACAACTTGTAACTGCCATATTAATTGGTATCATTATTCGTGCACTTTTTCCTGTTCCAGATAAATGGTTTACTGGGATTCAATTTTCAAATAAAGTTATTCTGCGTGCTGGGATTATTTTACTTGGTTTCCGCTTAAATTTAGTTGATATTTATGATGCTGGGTGGCGTGTATTCTTGATTGCTGCCCTATGTTTAAGTTTTGGTATTACCGTTGTTTACTTTTTAGCGAAACTTTTTGGAGTAGATAAAAAGCTGGCAATTCTCGTTGCTTGCGGAACTGGAATTTGCGGAGCGGCAGCGGTTGTGGCTATCTCTCCACAAGTAAAAGCAGATAACAACCAAACTGCTGTAGCAGCTACAATTATCGCGCTACTTGGGACTATTTTTACGATAGTTTATACGCTAATTTACCCAATTTTACCACTTGGTCCAGATGGATATGGTATTTTTGCGGGGGCTACGCTTCATGAGATTGCGCACGTTATTGCGGCGGCGGATCCCGGTGGTACTGCTGCTGTTGACATGGCCGTTATCGTCAAATTAACACGTGTGGCGCTGCTTGTTCCTGTCTGCTTCGTCGTTGCAAAAATGGTGAACGCTGGAACAAATAATCGCTTTTCCTGGGCCGAACTTCCTGTACCGTGGTTTATTTTCGGATTTTTAGCTACAAGTGCTATCAACAGTTTCGGCATCATTCCTGCGTCCATTACAAATTTCCTCGTTGTCTGTGCCTATTTCCTTATTGCTATGTCAATGGGCGGACTTGGACTAAATGTCCACTTGCCTTCTTTTGGAAAAATGGGCGGGAAGCCTTTTGTGGCAGCCTTTATCGGTTCTGTTTTACTTTCCGCTTTTGGGCTAATTTTAGTACTTTTGTTTCATTTAGCAGGTTAA
- a CDS encoding DUF1361 domain-containing protein: MTKAIWICRAFLLGYFLVLHFTADTYTFLILNVGLAYIPFEIAVFLTRKPRVWWIFWPLGIVWLVFFPNAPYLLTDLLHLKRLEIYGAEGILSTSPWLWRHFTYIVVGVFFGLFIGFWSFAKMLAEIRRRFNWTSWLSYQLLLIGLILLSSYAIYIGRFSRLHSIHLLTQPIDSIQIMFSVFHWPFWNFVFYFSIIQYVIYTLFSRFSSSLED, from the coding sequence ATGACGAAAGCAATTTGGATTTGCCGAGCTTTTTTACTCGGATATTTTCTTGTTTTGCATTTTACTGCAGACACGTATACTTTTTTAATTTTAAATGTCGGGCTTGCTTATATACCTTTTGAAATAGCTGTGTTTTTGACTAGAAAACCTCGCGTATGGTGGATTTTTTGGCCATTGGGTATTGTTTGGTTAGTATTTTTTCCAAATGCGCCTTATCTTCTAACTGACTTGTTACATTTAAAGCGCTTAGAGATTTACGGAGCAGAAGGAATTCTTTCCACTTCACCATGGTTATGGCGCCACTTTACTTATATTGTCGTGGGTGTGTTCTTTGGATTATTTATCGGCTTTTGGTCCTTTGCAAAAATGCTTGCCGAAATAAGAAGACGATTTAATTGGACTAGTTGGTTAAGTTATCAATTGCTTTTGATTGGTTTAATCTTATTGTCTAGTTATGCCATTTATATTGGTCGTTTCTCGCGTCTACATTCTATTCATTTACTCACACAACCAATCGATTCCATCCAAATTATGTTTAGTGTTTTTCACTGGCCTTTCTGGAATTTTGTGTTTTACTTTTCGATTATCCAATATGTCATTTATACGCTGTTCAGTAGGTTTTCTAGCTCATTAGAAGACTAA
- a CDS encoding nucleoside triphosphate pyrophosphohydrolase family protein, which yields MDFKEYQILANRTAATHEQALTNYGLGIAGEAGEVADLIKKYAFHGHDLDKDALTKELGDVLWYVSQIAKWADISMEAVAELNIEKLKRRYPQGFSAERSKLHID from the coding sequence ATGGATTTTAAAGAGTACCAAATTTTAGCAAATAGAACTGCAGCAACACATGAACAGGCATTGACGAATTACGGACTTGGTATAGCTGGAGAAGCCGGTGAAGTTGCTGATTTGATTAAGAAATATGCTTTTCATGGACACGATTTAGATAAGGATGCGTTAACGAAAGAACTAGGAGATGTTCTTTGGTATGTATCGCAAATTGCTAAATGGGCGGATATAAGCATGGAAGCCGTTGCCGAATTAAATATTGAGAAGCTGAAACGCCGCTATCCTCAAGGGTTTTCAGCAGAACGAAGCAAACTCCATATCGATTAA
- a CDS encoding nucleotide pyrophosphohydrolase, giving the protein MKHLQDEITAFLKERNWLEQYNHPKDLAISLSLEASELLECFQWKTDEVALKENREEILKEVADVMIYALQIAESMGADGEELVKSKLAENRMRTWPKK; this is encoded by the coding sequence TTGAAACATTTACAAGATGAAATTACTGCTTTTTTAAAAGAACGAAATTGGTTAGAACAATATAATCACCCAAAAGATTTAGCCATATCGTTGTCGCTTGAAGCATCCGAATTACTGGAATGCTTTCAGTGGAAGACAGATGAAGTAGCGTTAAAAGAAAACCGGGAAGAAATTTTAAAAGAGGTAGCTGATGTGATGATTTACGCGCTTCAAATTGCGGAAAGTATGGGGGCGGATGGGGAAGAGTTAGTGAAATCGAAGCTAGCTGAGAATCGAATGCGGACTTGGCCGAAGAAATAA
- a CDS encoding thioredoxin family protein: MTSIEIKTPEEFQAHINGEELVYVDYWKDNCPNCKMLDLSFAEFKNSEIASKVKVLKVKLEEMGENFFFDRDVQQTPTLVLYKGGEEIHRLNGFIPPNKIEEAISLNA; encoded by the coding sequence ATGACAAGTATTGAAATTAAAACACCTGAAGAGTTCCAAGCTCATATTAATGGGGAAGAATTAGTATATGTAGATTACTGGAAAGACAATTGTCCTAATTGTAAAATGCTTGATCTTTCTTTTGCTGAATTCAAAAACTCTGAAATCGCAAGCAAAGTCAAAGTATTAAAAGTAAAATTAGAAGAAATGGGCGAAAATTTCTTTTTTGATCGTGATGTACAACAAACACCAACGCTTGTACTTTACAAAGGCGGCGAAGAAATCCATCGCTTAAATGGATTTATTCCACCAAACAAAATTGAAGAAGCTATTTCTTTGAACGCATAA
- a CDS encoding flavodoxin, whose protein sequence is MRILLAYDSLSGNTKMVADEIEEILISEGHEVVSFRVSPLAEYPLDEDFDLYVLGAWTVDYGRTPPDMKDFIAELAVKPKNVAVFGTGETQWGMDFYCGAVDRMAKYFGTSYPTLKIEQMPHTEQDVADIDNWVKKILALRSGIK, encoded by the coding sequence ATGAGAATCTTGTTAGCCTATGATTCTCTAAGCGGTAATACGAAAATGGTGGCAGATGAAATTGAAGAGATATTGATAAGCGAAGGACATGAAGTTGTGTCCTTTCGCGTATCTCCTTTAGCCGAGTATCCGCTTGATGAGGATTTTGACTTGTACGTGTTGGGGGCATGGACAGTCGACTACGGAAGAACACCGCCAGATATGAAAGATTTTATCGCGGAACTAGCCGTAAAACCCAAGAATGTAGCCGTTTTTGGTACTGGGGAAACACAATGGGGTATGGATTTTTATTGCGGAGCTGTCGACCGAATGGCAAAATATTTCGGAACAAGCTACCCAACCTTAAAAATAGAACAAATGCCACACACCGAGCAAGATGTGGCTGACATAGACAATTGGGTCAAGAAAATTTTAGCGCTAAGGAGTGGAATCAAATGA
- a CDS encoding ribonucleotide-diphosphate reductase subunit beta translates to MANQKEQLTRIKILEPLFPNRSTSIINGETSGILNWNDIPYPSFYRAYKELSTNYWIPDEVDMKSDAKQYPALSEQEKYAFDAIIGLLATLDSPQTRFIYNIAEYITDPAVHANAAIIAQQEVIHNESYSYVLASITNLQEQNRVFELARTHPTIIKRNEPIMDAYDDFMNNKTGETLVKALIQSSILEGINFYSGFAYFYNLVRQNKMTGTGKIISFINRDELAHSKFISEVIRAILGENPELQTDELVEYTHDAFRHAVELETEWSEEVLQGIEGIDVEEMVDYVKYRANKMLGMLGIPELYPGHSDNTMTWIKAYADNFTETKTDFFEMRNSSYKKTNMDNGFDDL, encoded by the coding sequence ATGGCTAACCAAAAAGAACAACTTACACGTATTAAAATTTTAGAACCTTTATTTCCTAATCGTTCTACTTCAATCATAAACGGAGAAACAAGTGGGATTTTAAATTGGAATGACATCCCGTATCCTTCTTTCTACCGTGCGTATAAAGAACTTTCTACTAACTACTGGATTCCAGATGAAGTAGACATGAAAAGCGATGCAAAACAATACCCCGCTCTTTCAGAACAAGAAAAATATGCTTTTGATGCAATTATTGGCTTACTTGCAACACTGGATTCTCCGCAAACACGTTTTATTTATAACATTGCGGAATACATTACCGATCCAGCTGTTCATGCAAACGCAGCGATTATCGCGCAACAAGAAGTAATTCATAATGAAAGTTATTCCTATGTACTTGCATCTATTACAAATTTACAAGAACAAAATCGTGTATTTGAACTTGCGAGAACACATCCGACAATCATCAAACGTAATGAGCCAATCATGGACGCATATGATGATTTCATGAATAACAAAACAGGCGAAACACTTGTTAAAGCTTTAATTCAATCTTCTATTTTAGAAGGAATTAATTTCTATAGTGGTTTTGCTTACTTCTACAACCTAGTTCGTCAAAATAAAATGACTGGAACAGGAAAAATCATTAGTTTTATCAATCGTGATGAATTAGCTCACTCGAAATTTATATCTGAAGTAATCCGGGCAATCCTTGGGGAAAATCCAGAATTACAAACAGATGAGCTAGTAGAATACACGCATGATGCTTTCCGCCATGCAGTTGAACTTGAAACAGAATGGTCTGAAGAAGTACTACAAGGTATTGAAGGTATTGATGTGGAAGAAATGGTTGACTACGTGAAATATCGTGCCAACAAAATGCTAGGAATGCTTGGTATTCCTGAACTTTATCCAGGACATAGTGATAACACAATGACATGGATTAAAGCTTATGCAGACAACTTTACAGAAACAAAAACCGACTTTTTCGAAATGCGCAATTCAAGCTATAAAAAAACGAATATGGATAACGGATTCGACGATTTATGA